AACTTCGGAATGCCGGCGAGCGAGGCCATCTCGTCCAGGCTCAGCTCGTTCATCTTCTTGCCGTAATAGAACTCGGCCGCAGCGCCGACGCCGTAGGCGCGGTTGCCGAAGAAGCTCTTGTTCAAGTACAGCTCGAAGATCTCATCCTTGCTCAGTTCCTGCTCCATGCGCATCGCCAGCAGCATTTCGCCGAGCTTGC
Above is a window of Salifodinibacter halophilus DNA encoding:
- a CDS encoding peptidase — encoded protein: KLGEMLLAMRMEQELSKDEIFELYLNKSFFGNRAYGVGAAAEFYYGKKMNELSLDEMASLAGIPKFPSSGNPLNNPDRAKIRRDYILDRMAEQNFVTRAEADAAKAVA